A part of Chanos chanos chromosome 9, fChaCha1.1, whole genome shotgun sequence genomic DNA contains:
- the LOC115820527 gene encoding NACHT, LRR and PYD domains-containing protein 12-like, whose amino-acid sequence MSESDDVLLRIIEGHKTTLKKKYECLYEGVALKENQTLLNSIYTELYITEGESEGVNEKHEVLQIETASRKWVSQDKPISCNDIFKPLSTNKHKEEKKALPRQEPGGDRQKPEIRTVLTKGIAGIGKTVSVQKFILDWAEGRTNQDIEFMLVLPFRELNLVKDEQFSLHGLLLEFHPELKDLDPKKYTDCKMLFIFDGLDESRLRLNFSESDVTKTSSVNILISNLIKGNLLPSALIWITSRPAAASQIPSQFISRVTEVQGFSDSQKEEYFRKRVSDESQANRIISHIKTSVSLHIMCHIPVFCWISATVLQEMLHQDNVKEIPKTLTEMYTHFLLIQTKMKKQKYEDKIETDSKNLLESSKEIFLKLAKLAFNQLLRGNVMFYEEDLRECGIDVSEATVYSGICTEIFKEESVLRQKKVYSFVHLSVQEFFAALYVFYCYVNKNMEALEYFLKKNTRPVSDIVSLDELLKKAVDKSLESKDGRLDLFVRFLHGISLESNQKLLQGLLTHTQNNQRSIKKISRYIKELNKDGVPPERWINLLHCLTEMNDHSLHEEIQAFVKSENYRTRLSLAHCTALAYMFLMSEEVLDEFDLKKYKTSDEGCRRLLPAVRCCRKLCELRDFNLTQQSCETIASALKSVNCPLRELDLSNTGLQDSGVTMLCAALKNPNCQLEILRLALCKLTEQSCSSIASVLQSVNCPLRELDLSNNDIQDSGVKFLCVGLKNPYCKLEILRLALCKLTEQSCSSIASVLQSVNCSLRELDLSNNDLQDSGVNFLCVGLKNPHCKLEILRLSGCLVTDEGCSSLASALSSNPSHLRELDLSYNHPGDSGVKRLSTQMNPHCRLKSVHVDHGGDFMIKPGLRRYACDLTLDPNTAHTHLSLSEGNRKVTCVRENQSYPDHPERFDWSQVMCRESLTGRCYWETEWSGDNGAVISVTYKGIGRKGERDDCLFGLNEKSWSLWYHRNSYSAHHNKQVTVIPHHPSHTHRVGVYLDWSSGTVSFYSVSPDTHTLTHIHTFHCTFTEPLYAGFYVFDSSVSLCQIK is encoded by the exons atgtctgagtcagatgacgtcctgctgagaatcattgagggtcataaaaccaccctgaaaaagaagtatgagtgcttatatgaaggtgtcgcactgaaagaaaaccaaaccctcctcaacagcatttacacagagctctacatcacagagggagagagtgaaggagtgaatgagaaacatgaggttttacagattgaaacagcatccaggaaatgggtttctcaagacaaaccaatcagctgcaatgacatcttcaaacccCTGTCAACCAACAAAcataaagaagagaaaaaagccTTGCCTCGCCAAGAAcctggaggagacagacaaaagccagaaatcagaactgtactcaccaagggcattgctggaattggaaaaacagtctctgtgcagaagttcattctggactgggcagaaggaaggaccaatcaggacattgagttcatgttggttcttccttttagagaactgaacttggttaaagatgaacagttcagtcttcatggactcctgctggagtttcacccagagctgaaagacttggatccaaagaaatatactgactgtaaaatgctgttcatctttgatggtttagaTGAGAGTCGACTTCGGTTGAATTTTTCTGAGAGTgatgtgaccaaaacatcatcagtgaatatactgatatcaaatctcatcaaaggaaatcttcttccctctgcactcatctggataacctccagaccagcagcagccagtcagatcccctctcagttcatcagtcgtgtgacagaagtccaaggattcagtgattcacagaaagaggaatacttcagaaaaagagtcagtgatgagagtcaagccaacagaatcatctcacacatcaagacatcagtgagtctccacatcatgtgtcacatcccagtgttctgttggatttcagccactgtgcttcaggaaatgctgcatcaagacaatgttaaagagatccctaaaactctgactgagatgtacacacacttcctgctcattcagactaaaatgaagaagcagaaatatgaggacAAAATTGAGACAGACTCAAAGAATCTTCTGGAATCAAGCAAGGAGATCTTCCTGAAACTTGCTAAactggcttttaatcagttACTGAGAGgcaatgtcatgttttatgaagaggatctgagagaatgtggcattgatgtgagtgaggccacagtgtactctgggatttgtactgagatctttaaggaggaatctgtgcttcgtcagaagaaggtctactcctttgtgcatctgagtgttcaagagttctttgctgctctctatgtgttttactgctatgtAAACAAGAACATGGAGGCACTGGAGtattttctgaagaaaaacacCAGACCTGTGTCAGACATTGTTTCCTTGGATGAGTTGCTGAAGAaagctgtggataaatctttggagagtaaggatggacgtctcgatctgtttgtccgcttccttcatggcatctcactggagtccaaccagaaactcctacaaggtctgctgacacacacacagaacaaccagcGGAGCATCAAGAAAATAAGCCGTtacatcaaagagttaaataaagacggtgtcccacctgagagatggatcaatctactgcactgcctgactgaaatgaatgatcactctctccatgaagaaattcaagcttttgtcaagtctgaaaattaCAGAACTAGACTttcacttgcacactgcacagcactggcctatatgtttctgatgtcagaggaggtgctggatgagtttgacctgaagaaatacaagacatcagatgagggttgtaggagactgctcccagctgtgaggtgctgcagaaagctctgtga ACTCAGAGACTTTAACCTCActcagcagtcctgtgaaactattgcctcagctctgaagtcagtgaactgccccctgagagaactggacctgagtaacactggtcttcaggattcaggagtgacgaTGCTCTGTGCCGCactaaagaatccaaactgtcaactggaaatactgag acttgctctctgtaaactcactgaacagtcctgttcatctatagcctcagttctacagtcagtaaactgtcccctgagagaactggacctgagtaacaatgacattcaggattcaggagtgaagtttctctgtgtgggactgaagaatccatactgtaaactggagatactgag acttgctctctgtaaactcactgaacagtcctgttcatctatagcctcagttctacagtcagtaaattgttccctgagagaactggacctgagtaacaatgaccttcaggattcaggagtgaactttctctgtgtgggactgaagaatccacactgtaaactggagatactgag gttgtctggttgtttagtgacagatgaaggttgttcttctctggcttcagctctgagttcaaacccctcacacctgagagaactggatctgagctacaatcacccaggagactcaggagtgaagcgtctctccacacagatgaatccacactgtcgacttaagtcagtaca tgtggaccatggtggagacttcatgatcaaaccaggattaagaagat atgcctgtgatctcacactggacccaaacacagcacacacacacctctctctgtctgaggggaacagaaaggtgacatgtgtgagagagaatcagtcgtatcctgatcatccagagagatttgactggtctcaggtcatgtgtagagagagtctgactggacgctgttactgggagactgagtggagtggagataaTGGTGCtgttatatcagtgacatataaaggaatcgggaggaaaggagagagagatgactgtttgtttggactcaatgaaaagtcctggagtctgtggtACCATCGTAACAGTTACTCTGCCCATCACAATAAACAGGTCACTGTCATACCtcaccacccctcacacacacacagagtaggagtgtatctggactggtcgtctggaactgtgtccttctacagcgtctcccctgacacacatacactcacacacatacacacattccactgcacattcactgaacccctctatgcagggttttatgtttttgactcctcagtgtctctgtgtcagataaaataa